In Pyrus communis chromosome 11, drPyrComm1.1, whole genome shotgun sequence, the sequence CTGTGAACACAAAGacgaagagggagagagagctaacgtggtgatgatggtgatgtTGTCGTCGTTGATGAGTTGTGGGcacgggtgtgtgtgtgtgcattcTTGTCGGAGAAAAGAGCACCGAGAGGGGGGATGGAGAGATcacagaggaagaaagaaagaagagagaactgagagaaaaaagagactttttagaagaaataaaagaaaggaaaagggaaCCGGGGGGAACAAAAtagggggtgggccccttgggctcaccaattaagacccaaaaaaatcaattttaaaagaagaagatttaggCCAAGGtgaaatttcacaaaaataccCCCTTTGTTCTGATAAAATTAGGATGGGTTGTTACAGGGGACCATACATCTTCTAAAGATATATTCTGTTAAGTGGTACAAAATTCCTTTCTCTATTCAGTTCTATTGAGTGGTCATAATCCAGTCTGCGGGTCATCTTGGAGATGTACACCTCAATTTGCGTGCAAGTGGCACCTTATCGTGATTTACGTGTTTGTTAAACTCCTAGATGATATGAATGATATGTGTAATTGCTAGCATGAAAAGATGAGTTAGGAGTCACATTAGAAGTATTATGTAGAACTTGTATGTCTGTATGACAAGATATTTGGTAAGTCATGTGTTTGGATAATGTGTATGTTACAATTGTAATTTATGTTGAATTGATGGATGTTGTAGGATATGGGATAAATGATGTGTGATGATGTGACTGCACCATGCAGTGGTGGTACATAAATGATCTTGCCTGGTTAATTCGCATTGGGGGACCATACTATTATGTGTGTACCTATAGTCCTGCCTAGTTAATAAACATTGGAGGACTATACGCATTTAGGGGTGACTCTGCCTGGTTAATCTGCATTAGAGGATCACTGCCTACCTTGTTACATCATTTACATAGGTGGTTTCAcctggttaatccgcattggggaACCACACTATTGGAGGCTGGTTTCGCCTAGTTAATCTGCATTGAGGAACCATATGCGCTCTAAGAGAGACTTCGCCTGGTTAATCCGTATTTAATAACCACTGCCTACTTGGTTACATTACTTCCATAGGTGATTCCACATGGTTAATTCACATTGAGGGACCATACTAttgaatgcttgcatatggtcCTACCTAGTTAAGCCGTATTGGGGGACTATTCGCATGCTGGGGGTGACTCCGACTGGTTAATCTGCATTGGAAGGTCACTACCTACTTGGTCACATTAGATCCATAAGCagtcctgcttggttaatctgtgTTAAGGGACCATACATCTCCCAAGGTTAGATTCCGTTTAGTGGTTTGGAATCCCTTGCTCTACTcagttccgttgagtggtttgAAACCTATCTTCGTTTCTCTTCCTTATTTGATTCTGTTAAGTGtgtcaaaaaccctaaattctggTGCATAGAAGTTGGTCTGGTACGTTTGTGTTGTAATTTAGGGTTATAATGTTGGATTTGGATTTCAGGTAGAGAAATACGACAAACCTTACGGATGTTGGCATTATTAAACCTAGTAAAGTAATATATGATCTTAATGATTgattaatatatttaaatattaaaattgtttatatttgattCATTGAATCGATAATTTGTCGTGATTATGAAATTGTTATTGAAAAACAATGTGATATATGTGAAAGATGGTATGACCATCCTGGTTGTTATATGGTTTCGTTAAGTAGTCTAAAATCTTGTGATCCATGCTTATAGAGTTTCATTAAGTGATTCTGGAACTCTATGTTTTTTGCTATAAAATACCATGAAAAATGTCGGAATAAACAAagggtgaactacgaatggcttgatcccacCTTAGGGTACGTAGGGAGTCTAACGCAGAGGTTAGATTCAaccatgaaataaaagaaaaagttacTACGTTATCAAACCGTTGGGTTGTTTTTGGTCATGTTTCGGAAACAGGGGATGGTAGCTTCATAAGTACTTTATGTCGTCACATATCGATCCTAGACGTATCTCAGGATTAAGGCGTCACACTCTACACCTCCTCCACATGGTTTTAAGTATAAGCACGCTACAAAACTTTAGTATTCTTTTTCCGTAATGCTATATTTGGAGGAATGAAGCCAAGTTATTAAgagatgaataaaaaaaaatatacaatgaCGGATTATAAATGCACCACATTTGCATTATAAAGGCATGTGAGAGGGATTTGCAAATCCTTCTAGCATACGTTTGTAACTTGGTAACAGTCATGCGGTGCATTTCTGCATCGAAAGTTTTATATAGCTTATTGCTTCCACACTCGACTTAAATCCCTTAAACCCAAACAAAGCCTAACAGTCAAATTTCACCAATTTAATACAACCATGGAAAACAAATAGCTTGGAATTGTAACTCAATCTCAAATGTCTCTCAATCCTCAAACAATCAAGAATtgtgaaaattaaagtaatttgaaatttgtttaaatttgatcaaacattcaACAATTTGAGCTTTTGGGCTAAGCCAAAGATCGGTTGGGTGTTAcagatcaaaatttttaaatcagaCTCTAAACATGTTTTACTTTCCTGAATTACCcattgtactcccccatgatcaATTtccaataactttttttttctcaaatctGCTTCTCCTATAGTGAACAAGCTAGAGTGCCTTGGAGAACTTCAGGGCCCAGAATTCATGAGATTAATTTTGAAGTCGAACTACTTAAAAATATTGGGCAGCCAGAGCAGACTGAGATAAACATTTAAGGGAAATGACTCAATCTGTCTCTCTTTTATACGCTTACATGATATCgatcaaaatgaaaatcatcGTCCCCTTTTCGCCACCATCATCAAAAGTCAGTCAAACGACGAGAAGCTGCCAGATCTTCTCTCCTGCTGCTCATGGCACTGGAGTGACGAGATGCCCCGAGACCAAAATCCTCTCTCATGTTCGCAGCAGAGCTCTGCACTAGCCGCACCAACTGTTGCACCACCTCCGACATTGGTGGCCGAAATTCTGGCTCCCGCTGATGCATGTAAAGGAATAAAAATTAGTCAAGAACAATCTTTTGTTATTTCAAAAATATGAGTAAAGAAGGGGTGAACCAGTACTGtaaaagcagtttttttttttttttttttaagagaactTACTGTTTATATACAGTTCGAAAAATGCTATTTATATCACATTTACTACCTACCTTTTTGATGTGACCCACCGCTATTAGAGAAATGTTTAGGATGGTAGTGATCCGTAAATGTGGTATAAATTGCAGTACCATATCCAAATTTAAGTTAAGCCTAACCAGTGGGGTTTAAGGCAACCAAGTCACTATATAGATCCCTTTCTCTATGCGAGTGTGTTTTTGGCTGTGTGGTTACTAGTACGTAGTAATTACCTGAACACAGAGGGCAACGATATCAGCAAACCGTGAGACTGACTTCGGAGGGTAGAGTCCACGCAGTGCAGGGTCCACCATTTGTGACAATGCATCGAGATCATGAAGCTGGGGAGTTGCCCATCGTACAAGGCACTGCTCCGCCGGTGGTTTTGAACTAAAGAGAGGAACCAAACCAGTTTAGAAATGCATGACATCGACAATATTAGCGTGAATGGAAGGGAGAGTAAGATCAAATTTAACATACCTGTCAACAGGCATTCGACCTGTCAATAGTTCCAACATGACTACTCCAAAACTGTAAACATCACTCTTTCCTGTAAACGCTGATGGCTTTGTGCATTCTGGAGCGTTGTATCCCATCCCGAGGTTTTGGCTAGTACGCtgataaaaagaaggaaaaatcaCCATCAATGCATGAAAATAATTGTATTCTCTATAGACAGGAAAGCCCGGTTATCTTTATATATGAAAGGTTGCATTTAGTTTTAAGAGTGACGGGAATTAACCTGGTGAAATGTTGCCAAGCCATAGTCGCAAAGACGGGGATTGAGTTCAATGTCAAGAAAAATATTGGATGATTTGATGTTCTTGTGAACTGTGGATGGAGAGCAACCATCATGCAGGTACCTGGAAACAATTTACAAAGAGTTAATTACAATTATTACAAGAAATCCTGgtaaaccaaaataactaattgctagatatatgtgtatatatattcacTTACTCAACAGCCCGGGCAGTGCCTAAAGCGATTCTGACTCTTGTGTTCCAAGTTAGAGGATTACTGTAGTCATCCGACATGTGTAAGAATTCGTGAAGTGAGCCATTCCTGAAGTACTCATAAATCAACATGTTGTGCCCATGTTCTGAACAATAGCCAACAAGCTCAGCGATGTTGGCATGACGAATCTTGGAGATGTTGACGACAATGTCAGAAAATTGTTGCGGCAGTGAGCCTTGAAAAAGTGAGGAATCAATCTTTTTAACTGCCAAAACCTGACACACATATATGGAATAAAatttttagaaacaaaaatttatTACATTAACTTATAAAGGTTAGCTTGAGAAATAGCAATCATATAGTGATAGTAAAACATTACCTTCCCATCACTATATTTAGCCCTATAGACACGTCCAATGGTGCCCTGCCCAAGAAGGCGAGCTGGTGCAAAGTTAGCAGTAGCAACCTGCAAATCTGCCAAAGCGTAAGCGGTAGCTTTTACAGAGGTGCTTCTTCTGGCAAAGGATTGCAAACGGCCAGACAGTGACTTGAAACCTATTGATGGAGATTTTGAAACAGGCTTTATGTCAATTGAAACGGCAGAATCTGTCACCAGCACATCGTCTAGTTAGTCGAGAGTGATCACGCATTACAACACaaatcaaaggagaatcaaGAGACAGAAAAAAGGGGAGAAAGACATTCCAAAGACAATTAATACTggttatatatattttgcaCCAAAAAACATTTCTTAACGAAGAAATTACCTTTGTAGTCAGAAGTCAGTTCTTTAGATAAATCCTTAGATGAATAGATACGAAACGACTTGCGCTGGCTAAGCCTGTCATCATCGAGGAGATGCGAAGTAGAAGAACgtttttttcttgaaaacagTGCAATTATAATTGCAAGCAGGAACAATACGGCAAGAGCTATTCCAGCTATGGTAACTCCGGTGACTACAGAAGAGTTGCGGCTGCCACTCTTTTTGCCTGACGCTCTATTACGGTGTGCACCAGGAGGAGAAGGCGGAGATGGTCCAGACGACCAGGAGTTTCCTCCAGACCTTCAATTAGTAAAGtcagaaaaaatttctcaagCACTACTACCTACATTGATCTTTGAAAGAGATACTCACTTTATGTTTATACCCTTCAAATCGTTGGGGATCCAGCCGGAAAAGCGATTGTTTTCGATATTCCTGCCAGCACAATAATGAATTCATTGTAGCGGGTACATAAGGAAActcaaaagttttttttaatttcattagaaaggtttaacaaacaaaacatgctATAAGGTATTTTACTAAATGAATTTTCGTCTATCTAACAAAAATCTAGATCAAAGACACTTACAATTCCTCGACGGGAGTGTACATAAGCACGTTGATTTGACCGGTTAGTTGATTGTTCTGCAGATACCTGCACAAAGACAAAGGGATTAGCAACCAGGAACCttgaacacaaaaaaaatataaattcagATTTAATGCTTCTTACAATTTTTTGAGGCTTGAAAGCTTTCCAAAACTCTGAGGCAAGTTGCCAGTCAATGAGTTGTACGATAGATCCCTGCACATGATTTCATGATATACGATTTAGTCACTAAACCTTAATTGAAGTATAGCAGCAAATCTCTGTCTGAACTAAAAAGAGAGTACAAGAGGTAAAGAATCAATTGTCAAATACGAAAGTGATGCTACAACTGATTACATTCTGAATAAATTTCAAGTAATCAAGTTAAAATATGAAAGTGGGACCTTTGATGCAAAGTTAGAACTTACAGCTCTTTGAGTTTAGTAAGTTTGCCAAACATATCACTCAACTGTCCATTGAGCTTGTTACGACCAAGATTTCTGCACTCATCGAAAGAGTGTTTAGAAATAGGAGTGACTTCTTTATAAGATTATGTGAACAAAGGAACATGTTCTACTTACAGAGTTTCAAGGTCAGACATCTGAGATACTGAATATGGTACTGTGTTCGAAAAACCATTTTGAGAAAGATCTCTGCACATCAAGGTTGTGAGATTAGTATTGACAACAATGGAAACATCTCTGCATAGGCGTGCGCACAAACTATAACAGTGTAATAAAATAAGAACTGTTTTTTCTGCAGACTTACATGTACTTTGCATTAGGAGGCAGTTGATAGGGTATATCACCGTTGAGGTTGTTCTTGCTTAAATCACTGTACTATGACGAAGGAATGCACATCCGTCAGTTTATGCACTTTGAAAAGAAAAccgaacaaaaagaaaaatgcctATTCTAATGAGCTAAGCATTACAATTTAGTGACCGATGTTAAGCTTGCAAGCTGGTATCCCATTGATCCGCTGAGTCCTAGGTCAGACAAGTCTctgcaaaaaaattgaaagaaaataggTTGAACTTGTGAACTCGAGACAAATAACGCGAGTCTGAATGTATGTTAGAAATGAGAAATACATTTGGGTTACAGATGAGCCTGAGCATGTTATCCCTTTCCATGAATCGCCGCAAGGGTCGCCTCCACTTGATTTCCAACCACTTAGTTTAGAACGAGACTGTAAGCTGTTATACATCACATTAAGGGCAGATACTGCAAGATACACAAAAACATCAGACTGTCGATATAAGTAAATATGTAAGTACCTAATTAGCTGAATGCAATTTATCTTCATTGATCGTTTAACGGAATGTAAGCCTATAAGAGGTAAAAGCAACCCCAAAAATTGCTATTAGAAACGTTTCGAGGAAACTAAAAATCTAGAGGCCATTATGAAACGTTTCTAAAGAAAAAGTTCTCGTGCCTTTTCAAGTGATCATATGAGGAACATCTCTCGCGATCTTTTCACCCGATATATGTCGTAATTGTAGTCATCTACTAGCAATGCACAATTAGCATATGTTTCTAAAAAAACTTCTCAGCCTGAAAATGAAATTCTCGTCGTTGCAACATTAAGCCTAAATTTGAAAATCTAAACACAAGAAACTATACACTAACACAAATCAGACCAAAACAAATTTAAGACTTACCATCTTGAGAATTGGTCTTTGAATAAACGCCGGTTGCGAAGAACCCCAATAAAACAACCCACCTCACCAGAATGTTGTGGAAGTGGATCATCCTTTCCCGCAcagaaaattgaaaccaaactcagaaataaaaatataaaaaaaataaaaaatcaagaaaaaaaaatgtaaaaaatttgcTGGGTTATGTGGTTTAGATTTGATTCGACATTGATCGATTAAGAAGctacaaagagagaaaaagacaaccctaaataacattaaatttgtttaaattttttggtGAATATTGTTGTTATCTctgggttggttttttttttttctgagagGGATTGAGTTTTGTCTAAATTTAGAGACAACGAGGAAAAGAAATGGTTGAGAAAGACAGCATTTGCAACAGACAGTCTCCAGAGAAACGTGAGGACACAATTTACAGCTCCCAACGTTTTCCGCCCTTTTCAACTGTTTTTCAAAATGTCCAGCTGGATTTCCCATCTTGCCCTTTTCGTATGTAGTATTTCATTTTTGTATATATTATTTACTGTGCAACCGTTATACCCAACTTCTTTTTCTCAACAAAGTAAATCATGTATACACTTGTTGTATGCAAGACAACTATCTTCTCGTATCCAACTTTATCTAACCAACTCTTGTGAGAAGATTATTCTATCCACAAATTTCTTCTTACTAGTGTTTACGTAACTAGAACATGCGCAAACACCTTAATATAGAAGACACGTGCATTACATTACACTCACAAGCAACAACTAGTTCAGGACTCCATTTACATTACCCTCACGAGCAAGATCACGTCTCGCAAGAGATAGATTAGAACCAATAGTTCATTATCTAATTGATTTTTTCGTTCTAATACTCCATCTAAGAGTCATAAGTATTTTTCAAGGCTATTCCTATCTAATGGAACGCTATTGGATCAAATGACAAATACATTATTAAGAAAAAGAAGGCTTTTCCCGgatgaaatgaaaattgaattcaTGTAACAAGAGAAAGGTTTCCCATTCCTTAGCCAGAAAGATATGTGGCCATGAAACAAGGATTAAGTGGAATAGAATTGATTGGGCAAGAAAGTTGTGAAAACACCTCTTTCTTCCATATTTTGGACCTTAGCTCCATGAAACAATATACCAACTATTGCTGAAACATGGAAGAATCGAAATCTTAGATCAAAACATTGTCTGCAGAAAGTTGACTTTACTAGGATATCAACACATCCTCAGGTTCATAACTAATGGGGAAAATGAAGGATGCAAGTATAATACTCACATACACATACAACCATCTAAGTACAAATACCTTACCCTTTACAACAGTTCCAAGAACTTCAAAAGCAGCTTTGAGTTTATTGCAGATAGGTCTGAGTTTTCATGCAAGAGCGGTGAAATCTTCTACCCGACTGCAGCCGGACAACGTTATAAACTCTTTATCCCGCAAGAGGTCATATAATGACTAGTTGCTGGGACTAGGACATACAAGGTGCGTCGGAGATTCAGAACCAATAAGCCTTTCCTATTGATCATTGTATTGCTAGCGTGGTAAAAGGATGGCAGAAATTTATACAATTTGGAAGGCATGATGTACAATTAAGTTACTACCCCCCACCCTTCTTCCGTTTCTCATTTTTTTGCAGAAGTAGAGCGTAGTAGTTGGTCTCCATGGTAGATGGCCCAGAAATAATCCAGATAAGAAAACATTACTCAGCCCTCCAAAATTAGTTGTGATGGCAACAAGATCATGCACCTGAAATTTCACTGCTTTGACTTGATGAAGCCCCACGCTTACTCCACTTCGCTAAGATGTAAGCAATGGCAACCTTCGCACCCAGGCTAGAGTGACCACGAGACAGGCAGACCACTCCCCCAAGAAGCAGCAGGCCATTGGCTAACAATTTCTTTGAAGGTCTTCTTGACAATTTCCTTCCCTCGCCCGCAATTGGTCTGCAAACAGAAGTTCCTACTGAGGTTGCTTGAGAGGTCATGTCATCCGTGGCTTCTAATACAGGGTGGACCTGTGTGGAGGAGATTTACAATTAGTAACAACCATGCAGATTACAAATATGTAGAAAGTTCAGATATTTTGTATCTCTGAAATTAAAAGAAACCAAGCATGAATAGTAAACTATAGATATCATTCAGAGTTCCTTTTACTCCTGGTTACTGATAGGGGCAGGAAAAGCCCCAGTATGGTCACTATTTATTTCACCACTATAAAACACCAGAGACAGGCATGAGCGGAGTAGTGAGTTAACGCAAACATTCAAATTTTCATCTAGGCTGCACAATGCTATAAACATGTAGTAATATATGCTCCGGATGTAAATAACCTTTTGtaggtgaaacaaacccaaTATTATCAGCACTCAAGGCCGGTCAGAACCCTTAAGTGAAAAACATGAAACTCTTACCAAACAGCACAATCCTGACAAGATTTACGAAACAAGAATCCCAGATGATATCCAAGTTAGTTGGTAGACAGGTGCTTAGACAACTAAGCATCGAGTGGAACTTGTTTATTACATATGACCAAGAGAATTCATCTACCTCAACTAACACTCTAGAGAAATTAATACAAGAGAAACCAGTCAAGTACCCTGATAAACTGGATGAAGCTCTATCAATAAATGCCTTATATGTACCATGAGTCCAAGATAACCAatgtatattaaaatttaaacaataCTAATCCATCAAAGAAAGTTGTCCTGGCCTTTTTAATCAATGTGACAGCAGAAGCAGCAGCCCTTGATTGATGAGAGCTGATTGTAGTATATCTGTTAAGTGCATTGCCCATCTTGCACACATAGCTCCATATGCCCCTAGAAAAAGCCAATTTTGCCATCTCCACATTTAAACCGGCATCTTCTTGATGAAACATCTTGATCTCACAGGCATTAGTATCAGGCACTGTAGCAGATGATTAACACTCATAAAACTATAAACagtttttgtttcttaaaaTTCAGTCTACCAGAATTTCAGCCAAAGAAACCTTTGTGTAAGTGGTGCTTTTGTGTTTTTCCTGATACGTGCAACTAGCgcctaagaagaagaaaaatcatTTCTTTATCCACCACAAGTACAGTAAGGAAAACTATTGATCCTTCAGAATATTACTGCTTCATGTTCAGCAGTATAATGCTTAGTAAAGCACATTTCagccaaaaaaacaaaatttagttAAGCGTGCTGCTTGAAACACGACTTATAGTCAACAATACACGTTTCTGAACAAATATGAAAGCAGCTCAACCtgggatgaattgaaaaattgaaagaaaacataaaaacaaaggaaattctTTTTATTGAAAAGGTAgaacaaaagaaacaacaaaGTTGGATTCACTGGGATCATACCTTTTCGGATTCGCCAACCAGATCTGAAAGTACTAACACGCACATACTTCTTCTGGCGTGGTGCCAAAGGATGTTCACATTCCTGTATCACCAATTATTGGAAAGCATATCAGGTAATTTATAAAGAATGCAAGAAAGTTCTAGAAGGATGAAGAGCaccaacagaaaaagaaaaaaaaaacacttaatcGTAAAAATACAAAAGTGCATTGTgctagagaaagagagactgAGAGGGAAGTGCAAAAGATATTATGTGCATCACtgcatatatgatatatcaatTCATTGGATAACACTTGGACCACCGGCTCATGGAAAATCAAAACTTCACA encodes:
- the LOC137709057 gene encoding protein STRUBBELIG-RECEPTOR FAMILY 5-like, giving the protein MVKIADSIRFHGLCILSSEEFWRENIHGGFATLVAVLFVFACHCAKRFFFGKPSGSSASPVGLSDSDLPTSGSRIPPHSTLELVTDADLKFLIDNLGEKTGENEKWEKVIDKRNDILSYYAKCCKPKDSPLTYLSVTIFENCSPEKLRDFYMDNDYRKQWDKMLIQHEQLQMDKNKGVEVGRTIKKFPLLTAREYVLAWRLWEGKDNTFYCFIKECEHPLAPRQKKYVRVSTFRSGWRIRKVPDTNACEIKMFHQEDAGLNVEMAKLAFSRGIWSYVCKMGNALNRYTTISSHQSRAAASAVTLIKKARTTFFDGLVLFVHPVLEATDDMTSQATSVGTSVCRPIAGEGRKLSRRPSKKLLANGLLLLGGVVCLSRGHSSLGAKVAIAYILAKWSKRGASSSQSSEISVSALNVMYNSLQSRSKLSGWKSSGGDPCGDSWKGITCSGSSVTQIDLSDLGLSGSMGYQLASLTSVTKFDLSKNNLNGDIPYQLPPNAKYIDLSQNGFSNTVPYSVSQMSDLETLNLGRNKLNGQLSDMFGKLTKLKELDLSYNSLTGNLPQSFGKLSSLKKLYLQNNQLTGQINVLMYTPVEELNIENNRFSGWIPNDLKGINIKSGGNSWSSGPSPPSPPGAHRNRASGKKSGSRNSSVVTGVTIAGIALAVLFLLAIIIALFSRKKRSSTSHLLDDDRLSQRKSFRIYSSKDLSKELTSDYKDSAVSIDIKPVSKSPSIGFKSLSGRLQSFARRSTSVKATAYALADLQVATANFAPARLLGQGTIGRVYRAKYSDGKVLAVKKIDSSLFQGSLPQQFSDIVVNISKIRHANIAELVGYCSEHGHNMLIYEYFRNGSLHEFLHMSDDYSNPLTWNTRVRIALGTARAVEYLHDGCSPSTVHKNIKSSNIFLDIELNPRLCDYGLATFHQRTSQNLGMGYNAPECTKPSAFTGKSDVYSFGVVMLELLTGRMPVDSSKPPAEQCLVRWATPQLHDLDALSQMVDPALRGLYPPKSVSRFADIVALCVQREPEFRPPMSEVVQQLVRLVQSSAANMREDFGLGASRHSSAMSSRREDLAASRRLTDF